Within Caulobacter segnis, the genomic segment GGACGACGGCCCAGCGGGGTGTCGGCTTCGACGCGGCCGCCTTCGGCCAGCACGCGCGGATCGACCCTGCCGGTCAGCCACAGGTCGTCGCCGCGCACCAGCACCCCGTCCTGAGGGCGATGCCGGACTTCGAAGGTCACGCCCTCGACGCGGACCTTGTCGCCCTCGCGCAGGCCGGCCGGCAGCTTCAGCCGCAGGCGGCGGCCGTCGATGGCCAGCTCCTCGGCCCCGCCGGAAATGGCGACGGCGATGTCGATCTCCAGGAGCACGCGATCGGCGATCGGCGCGGCCGAGGCCACGACCGGCGGAAAGGTCGCCGGCTGGTACGGATGCTCTTGCAGCAGGCGATAGGCGGCCAGCACGTCGCGGAACAGGGCCGCGTCGCCGGTCGGGCGATCGGGGTGCGCGCGCTTGGCGGCCTCGCGATAGGCCTTGCGCAACTCGCGCTCGCCCGCGTCGGCGGCCACGCCCAGCAGGGCGCGGGCGGCCGAAAGCGTCAAGGCGGCGGCACGGGCGGTCATGGCCGGACCCTGACGCCGCGATGGTCAACGAGGCGTTAAGTTAAGACTTTCAGGGATGCAGCAGCAGCGCGGGGACCAGAACGGCGGCCACGGCCGCGACGATCAGCATCATGCCGAAAACGCCCGGGGCTCCCGGCGCCGTCCAAAGATCCGCCGAGGGCTCGGCCTCCGGGCCCAGTTCGGCGAGCTGCGCGCGGGTCTTCTTCAGGCGACGCCAGGACATCACGAATATCGGCGCCAGAAATAGAACGGTAAGGAGCGCACCGATCAGAACGCCTGCAGGCGTTTTCGCCGCATGGGGGCGGACGAGGTCCAGCCAGACGGCGCCGGCAAGAATGAAGATCGCCAAGGCCAGTTCCAGTCGGGCGACGCCGAGGCGGGTCTTCAACTTCATGGATCAAGCCCCCACGTCATCACCTTCAGATTGCGTCAGGCGTGACCGTCGTCAAGGTGGCTCACCGCGCATCGTGGGCCTATATCAGCGTCATGAGCGACCAGACCCTGATCCCCGCCTCGCCCAGCGAGGACGACTATGTCCGCCAGGTGACCGAGGCGGTCCCGCCGGCCCTGTTGTCGGAAGCGGATCCGTTCGCCCTGTTCGCCGAGTGGCTGGAGGAGGCGGGCAAGAAGGAGCCCAACGACCCCAACGCCATGGCCGTCTCGACCGTCGACGCCGACGGCATGCCCGATTCGCGCATGGTGCTGCTGAAGGACTTCGATCCGCGCGGCTTCGTCTTCTACACCAACACGCACAGCGCCAAGGGCCGCGAGCTGGAGGGCCAACCCAAGGCCGCCCTGCTGTTCCACTGGAAGTCGCTGCGCCGCCAGGTGCGGATCCGGGGCGTGGTCGAGCCGGTCAGCGAGGCCGAGGCCGACGCCTATTTCGCCAGCCGCGCCCGCCACAGCCAGTTGGGCGCCTGGGCCAGCGACCAGTCGCGCCCGCTGCCCGACCGCCTGGCCCTGGAGAAGCGGGTCGCCGAGATGGGCTTGAAGTTCGGCCTCTCCAAGGTGCCCCGCCCACCGCACTGGTCGGGCTATCGCATCGTCCCCGTCACGATCGAATTCTGGCGCGACCGCCCGTTCCGCCTGCACGAGCGCCTGGTCTTCGACCGGGTGGGGCAGGGCTGGACGACGAAGCGACTGTTTCCGTAAGGGGCGGCCTCACTCCCAGGAAAACCTCGTTCGCAGCGCGCAGCCCGAAGGATCCTGGCCCTCTTCGAAAAGCCGCACCCGGCTGATGGCTTTCAACTGGTGCGCGTTCAACGGCTTGTCCGAGCTGAAATACGCAGCGCCATGACCGCCATTCCAGATGGCGACCTCATAACGATCGCCCTTTCGACGTTGTGCAAACCTCGCCGGCTTCGTGCCGTTTTGAGCCTCGACCATCCGACCTTTCGGCCGGCTGGCCCAACCTATGCCGCGCACATCCAGCGACCCGAATGGCCCTTCCCAAAGGAAGGTCCCGCTATGGAAGCCACCCTCAAGGGTCGTGACTTTTTCGCCGGGCAATAGATCGATTATCGGCGCGTAACCGCAGAAGCGGCCGGCGCCCTCCAACTCGGCGGCTTCCGCGAGAAGAGGCAGCCCCGCGGCGAGGACCGCCGCCACGATCAGCTTTCTCATGATGGAATCCTAAGCCGCGACGCCATGAAACTTAAGTTGCCGAGGGTCCGCTCACGACCCGTTACGGAACTTCAGCTTCGGCATCCGGCCTTTGAGCGCCTGGCTACTTCGTCTGGTCGATAGTGCTTAGAGGGACGTCAGGCCAAGGCGGGTCGCCATGCTGACAAGTTCAGCGAACGACCTCGCTCCCATCTTGCGCATCAGTCGCCGCCTGTGGACCTTGACCGTGATCTCGCTGATGCCCAGGTCGCCGGCGACTTGCTTGTTCAGGCGGCCCGAGATGATAAGCGTCAGCACCTCGCGCTCCCGGCGGCTCAAGCGGCCGAGGGCGGCATAAAGGTTGCGCCAACTGGAGAGATCGCGAAGCTGCAAGCCGCTGCGTTCCATGATCTCGCGCAGCGCTTGCTCGGCCTGTTTCTGATCGTTGATGTCCACCATCAGATTGTACCAGCGGACGATCCTGCCGCTGGCATCCCTGAGCGGGGCGCCCCTCGTCTGAAGCCATCGGTAATCGCCGTCACGATGGCGGGCCCGAACCTCAAATTCAAAGGGAGCGCCGCTCACGATTGCGGCGTTGAAGCATTCCACGGCGAGCGGCCTATCTTGCGGATGCGTCAGACCACCCAGACCCCAATGCCGTAATGCGTCATGCTGTTTGTTGAAGAATTCGAAGACCGGCTTGTTGGCGAACTCAAGATCGCCGGAAGCCGAGAAGACGGCGATCAGGCCCGGGACGCTGTCAAACGGCTCTGGCGATTCCCCGGAGACTAGTCGCCCGACTTCTGGACTCGTGGGCGTGAAGATTGCTGTCATTCGCCGGCGACTCCCAGGCTTCGCGCAAAAGCTGCGTCGGACAGGGCGCCGTCTTGCGGAGGCGATAGCGTTCAGAAGGCGGCTATTACACCTTAGTATCAATTGCGACCGACGCCAGGAGATGACCGACTTGCCGGTATCTCATGATCAAAAAGGAGGCGTCGATGTCCGGCAAACCCAGTATCGTTTTCGCACATGGCCTGTGGGCGGATGGCTCGTGCTTCAGCGGTGTTATCGAGCCGCTCATCGCCGACGGCTACGAAGTCATCTCAACGCAGAACCACCTGAACACCGTTGCCGATGACGCGGCGTCCGTGCGGTTGTCCCTGGGGCGAGCAAGCGGCCCCGTCGTCCTGGTCGGCCACTCCTACGGCGGTTCCGTCATCACCGCCGGCGGCGCGGATGACCGCGTCAAGGCGCTTGTATACATTTGCGCGTTCGCACCGGAAGACGGGGCTGCAACTCAGGACGATCAAGGCAAGTTCCCGCAAACGCCGATCTTTCAGCATGTCGAAGCCGCTGACGGCAGGCTCTATCTTCGCCGCTCAGGCATCCCCGAATTTGCCGGCGACTTGCCGGAGGCCGGGCAGAGCCTGATCTGGTCTACGCAGATGGGACCGCTCGCCGACCTCTTCACTCAGCCGGTCTGGGGCGCGGCCTGGAAGACGAGGCCGACCTACTACATCGTTGGCACGGAGGATCGGACGATCCAACCCGACCTTCAAAGGTTTCTCGCCAAGCGCATGAACGCGGAGGTGACTGAACTGGCTTCGAGCCACGTGCCGATGCTGTCGCAGTCGAGACGAGTCTACGAGGTCATCCGTAGCGCGGCGGACGCCGTGCAGCAGTCGCTATCCTGACCTCTGGTGTACGTGAGCGCGATGTGGCGGACGGCGGGTCCGCGCGGCGGCCGCTCTTGGCCAACTCAAGGTCCGCTCACCATCTGTGGACGCCCCCTTCAGCGCAAGACGGATTTCGAAGCTCTGACGCTTGATCGGATGCTGCCATCTGTCCGGCCTGTTGTGCACCCGAGAGCGCTGGCCCGTATGGAAGTTCGCGGATCAGGTCCAAATCACCCATAGCGTGCTCAAGGAAGGCACGGTGGTAAGCCCTGGTTTTCCTGATCCCGTCTCACCGACTGTGCGCCATACCCTCCGTCGTCCGACTACGCTTCGACGCCTCTGGAGCCGGCGGCCGTCAGGCCGCCAGCGCCGGAGCCCTGTAGACGCCGCCCCTGGCCAGCAGCGCCCAAATGATCCTTGGGGTCTTGTTGGCCAAGGCTACGGCCACGAGCATCCGCGGCTTGCGGGCCAGCATCTGCGCCAGCCACGATCCGGGCGGCGCGCCGCGGATCAGGGCCTGCTTGATCACCGCGCTGGCGCCGATCACCAGCAATCGCCGCAAGGTTCGCTCGCCGGCCTTGGTGATCTGGCCCAGCTTCTGCTTGCCGCCGCTGGATCGTTGCACCGGCGTGAGGCCCAGCCAGGCCGAGAAGTCGCGTCCGCAGCGGAAGGCCTCAGATCCCGGCGCCAGGGCCACCATGGCCGAGGCCGTAACGGGTCCGATACCTGGGATCGTCATTAGCCGGCGCGCGACAGGGTCTTCCTTGGCGCGCCGGGCGATCTCGGCATCGAGGCTGGCGATCTCCGTCTGCAGCGCATCCAGCATCCGCACCATCACCTGCAGGCTGACGCGCGCGGCCGGCGGAAGCTGGCTTTGCGGATCCTCGATCTCGGCGACCAGGCGCTCGACGTACATCACGCCCTTGGGCGCGACGTAGCCGAACTCAGCCAAGTGGCCGCGCAGGCCGTTCATGATCTGGGTGCGCTGGCGCACCAGCAGATCCCGGGCCCGGAACACCACGCCGCTGGCCTGCTGCTCGCGGCTCTTCACGGGCACGAAGCGCATCGTGGGCCGCTGGGCGGCCTCGCAGATCGCCTCGGCATCGGCTTCGTCGTTCTTCTGCCGCTTCACGAACGGCTTCACGTAGGCGGGCGGGATCAGTTTGACCGTGTGGCCCAGCGCTTCCAGCTCGCGCCCCCAGTGATGAGCGCCCGCGCATGCCTCCATGGCCACAATGCAGCGCGGCTGACCGGCGAAGAACGCCAGCAGCCGGCCCCGACCAAGCTTCTTGCGGAACATAACCGAGCCGGCGGCATCGGCTCCGTGGGCCTGGAACACTGACTTGGCGATATCCAGCCCGATGATGGTAATCTCGCCCATGGGCGCCTCCCTCGAGTGAAGCTCAACACCTCACTCTGGCACGTAGATGCCGTCGGGGGGCGTCCACCCCATCACCCACTCGAGACCTTCCACACGTTCGCTTCCGAGGCGGTCCGCCTACTTCACCCCGTACCGCGCCAGGAAGGTCTCTACCGCGTCCTCGGCGATCGCCTTGATCGGGCGTCTCGGCTGAACCTCGTCGCCGGCCGAAAGGCCCAGGACCAGGGTCACGTGGTCCAGCATGCCCATCAGCTGGCCGGCGGCCCACGAGGGCTTGTCGACCTTCAGTTCGCCGGAACGGATCAGGTCGTTGATCACCGCGATCGCCGCGCCGCCCAACTCGTCGCGGGCGCTCTGCAGGAAATATTCGGCCACGTCCTCGAACCGGCGACGCTCGGCCGTGACGATGCGGAACATGGCCCGGGTGTCCGGACGCGAGAAGAAGGCGGCGTAGGCGCAGGCCAGGGCGGTCAGGCGGACGCGGGCGTCGCCCTTGACGCGCACGGCCTCGCGAACCGGGGCGGCGATGCCGCTGACTGTCTCCATGACGATGGCCTTGAAGAGGTCGGCCTTGCTGGGGAAGTAGGCGTAGAGGGTGGCCGTCGAGACCCCGGCCGCGCGGGCCACCACCTCCATGCCGGCGTCCGCGTAGCCTTGGCGAAGAAACAGGCTCCTGGCGGAGCCGAGGATCTCCTCGCGCTTGTGACCCGACCGTTTCAGACCCGCGCCGACAAGCATTTGAACACTCGCACTGGATTGGCTTTGATACAATCTAGCCGCGAAAACGGGGCCTAAGCAAGGCTGGGATGAAAGGTGGCGTGGGAGGACTCTCGCGCGCGTTTCGGCTATGCAGCCCCCGCGCCGGATTTCGTGCGCGGACAGATGGGATTTTCGGCGTGATCAAGGACGCGGAAGCCGCGCGCGAACAGGAAGTGGCCGCCTGGTTCGAAGGACGGGCGGAAAGCACGATCGAGACCTCGTGCGCCCGGGTGTTCCTGATCGGCGGCTCGGCCTTCAAGGTGAAGCGTCCGGTCGACTTCGGGTTTCTGGATTATTCGACGCTGGAACTGCGCCGCTGGGCGCTGGAGCGCGAACTGACCTTCAACCGCGCGGCCGCGCCGGACATCTATCGCGAGGTGCGTCGTCTGACGCGCACGGCCGACGAGGGCCTCGAGATCGACGGCCAGGGCGAGATCGTCGAGTACCTTCTGGAAATGCGCCGCTTCGACCAGAACGGGGTTCTGGCCACCCAGCCGTGGGCGATCGACGACGCGCTGGAGGATTCGCTGGGCCGCACGGTGGCCCGCTTCCACACCGGGGCGACCCTGCGTCCGCAGGGCGGCGGCGTTTCGGCCCTGGGCTATACGATCGCGTCCAACGCCAACCTGCTGCGCGGCCTGGCGCCGCGCCTGGGCCGGCAGGCGGTCGAGCGCCTGGTCCATGAGACCGACATCGCGCTGGAGCGCCTGGGCCCGCTGCTGGACGGCCGGGCCAAGGCCGGTTTCGCCCGCCACTGTCACGGCGACCTGCATCTGGGGAACATCCTGATCGAGGACGGCCAGCCGATCCTGTTCGACTGCATCGAGTTCAACGACACCCTGTCGGACATCGACGTGCAGTACGACCTGGCCTTCCTGCTGATGGACCTGGACTTCCGCCGTCGCCGCGACGCCGCCGGCCGGGTGCTGAACGCCTATCTGGACGAGGCCGCCCGCACGTTCGGCGAGGGGCTGTGGACGGGTCTGGCGGCCCTGCCGCTAATGCTCAGCGTCCGCGCCGCCGTGCGCACCCACGTCTGGGCCTATACAGGCGACGACGAGGCCGCGCGGGCCTATCTGCAGACCGCCCTGGAACACCTGGCCCCGAGGCCGGTCAGCCTGGTGGCGGCCGGCGGCCTGTCGGGCTCGGGCAAGTCGACCTTCTCGCGCGTCTGCGCCCCCGGCCTGGGTTCGGCCCCCGGCGCGGTGGTCCTGCGCACCGACGAGATCCGCAAGCGCCTGTGGGGGGTGCCGTCCCTCCAGCGCCTGCCGCGCGAGGCCTATACGCCGGAGATGAGCGCGAAGGTCTACGACCAGCTGTTCCACGACGCCGAGCTGTGCCTGAAGGCCCGGCGCTCGGTGGTGCTGGACGCGGTGTTCCTGAAGCCCGAGGAGCGGGCCCGCGCCGAGGCCCTGGCCAAAAGCTGCGACGTCGCCTTCCTCGGCGTCTGGCTGGAAGCCCCGCCGGAGGTGCTGCGCGAGCGCGTGGCGGCCCGCGTCAACGACGCCTCGGACGCCGACGTGGCCGTGCTGGAAAGCCAGCTGGCCCGCGACACGGGCGAGATCACCTGGCGAAAGGTCGACACGGTCAGCGCCTTCGAGGACGAAGCGCGGGCCCTGGCCGAGGCGATGGGGTAGGGATCCAAGCATGGTGCAGAGCAGCTAATATTTTGCCTTCCTGGGCCTTGTGCCCAGGACCCAGGCCCGAGGCGACTATGCGCGTCGGCATTCACGCGGCGGTCGGTCCGAGACCTGTCCAATACTCAGCTGTTCCTGAACCCTGGGTCCTGGGCACAAGGCCCAGGAAGGCGAGATTTAAAGCTCAAGCGTCGAGCTAATGTCGATCTACCTCACGCCGCCTGCCGCTCGGGCGGATCGGGGTTCACCGCGCGGAGGATGGCGGTGATCAGGTCCGCCGGCCGGACCGGCTTGCCCAGATAGTCGTCGAAGCCCAGCCCCAGGAACCGCTCGCGGTCGCCGGCCATGGCCGAGGCGGTCAGGGCGATGACGGGCAGGCCGGGATCGCCGGCGCGGCCGGCGCGGATGGCCTCCAGGGCGGTGATGCCGTCCATCACCGGCATGTTGATGTCCATCAGCACGCAGTCGTAGTGCTCCTGGGACATCGCCTCCAGCGCCTCCTGGCCGTTCTCGACCACGGTCAGGGCCACGCCCGCCGGCTCCAGCATGGTGCGCACGACCAGCTGGTTGATCGCGTTGTCCTCGGCCATCAGCACGTGGATCCGGCCCAGGTCCTCGTCCTCGACCGCCGGTTCGGGGCGTTGCGCGACCGGCGGCTGGACCGCCGTCGCGCGGATGCTGAGCACGAAGCAGGCGCCGCCGCCGCTCCCCGCGCGCAGCACCAGGTCGCCGCCCAGCTGGCGGGCCAGGGATCTCGAGATGGCCAGGCCGAGGCCCGCGCCGCCATAGCCGCGCGAGATGGTTTCGTCGGCCTGGGTGAAGCTGTCGAACACCCGGTCGGCGGCCTCGGGCGGCACGCCAGGACCGGTGTCGCAGACGGTGAAGCGGATCAGCTGTTCCTCACCCGCCGGCTCGGCGCTGACCGAGACCCGTACATGGCCCCGGGCGGTGAACTTCACGGCGTTGGAGACCAGGTTGGTCAGCACCTGGCGGATGCGCAGGGGATCGGCGTGGACCCAGGCGGGAACCTCGATGTCGAAGCGGGCGAACAGCGACAGGCCCTTGGCCTCGGCCGCGTCGCGCCAGGCGGCGACCACGTCGGCGACGATCGCGCGGGGGTCGATGGCCTCGGGCGCCAGCTCGACCTTGCCGGCCTCGACCCGCGACAGGTCCAGCACGTCGTTGAGGAGCTGCATCAGACTGTCGCCCGACTTGATCATCAGCTCGACCTGCTGGCGCTGAGTGGCGTCCAGGTTCGAGCGTTCCAGGGCGTGGGCCATGCCCAGCAGGCCGTTCATCGGCGTGCGCAGCTCGTGGCTGGTGACGGCGATGAAGGTCGACTTGGCGCGGGCGGCCTCCAGGGCCCGCTCGCGTTCGTCGCGCAGGCCGCGGGTCAGCTCGTCCATGCGCCGGGCGGCGGCGCGGTTGCGCAGAGCCACGTTCAGGGTGACGCCGACCAGTAGCACCAGCGACCAGCGCGTGGCCTGGGTCACCGTGTCCGAGCCCGCCATGAAGAAGAACGGGAAGACGATCAGGCTCAGCATCGGCGCCAGGGCGCTGATGATCAGCAGGGCCAGGGGCTGGTGACGATACTGCTGGGTGAAGACCAACTGGCCGCACCAGATGGCCACGGCCGCGATCTTCAGCTTTTCCGGACCGTTCAACCATAGCAGGGCCGCCAGCGCCGCCCAGCTGCCGTTGACGGGGATGGCCGCCAGGATGAAGGCGGCGCGCTCGGAGCGCCGGCCCGGCCGTCCCTTGCCGAAGTTCCGCGTCGCCAGGAACGCCAGGCCTTCGGCGACCAGGAAACTGGCCAACCAGGCCAGGGCCGTCCGGTAGCCCAGGCCCAGGCCGACGATCGCCGCGCCCAGGCCGCCGGAGAACACGCGCGAGGGACCCAGTCGCCGGATATCCGCGGCGACCTCGTCCAGCCGCTCGTCCGCCAGTGTGTCGGCCACCCAGCCCAAGGATCGTCTCCAATCGACGAACCTTGTTCGTCCACGTTGAGACTATCCCCCGCGAACAACCAAGAGTCTCTTTACGCGACCTGCGACCGATCAGCGCGTGCGCCTCATAGAGGACTGAGTTCGCTGATCTCTCCCTGTCGCGAGCGCCACGCGTTGCGCGTCGCGTCGCGCGCCGATAGCCTTGCCTGAACAACGATAAGCAATACCGGGAGAGCACGTTCCGATGCAGGGACTGATGCAGCATGGGGCTCTGACCCTCGACAAGATCATCGACCACGCGGCGTCGTGGCACGGCGGCCGCGAGGTGGTCAGCCGGTCGGTCGAGGGGCCGATCGTGCGCACAACCTACACGCGGATCCACGACCGGGCCAAGCGGGTCTCCAACGCCCTGCTGGCCCTGGGAATCAAGCCGGGCGACCGCGTCGGGACCCTGGCCTGGAACACCGCCCGCCACATGGAGGCCTGGTATGGGATCATGGGTATCGGCGCCGTCTGCCACACCCTGAACCCGCGCCTGTTTCCCGAACAGATCGCTTGGATCGCGGACCACGCCGGCGACCGGATCATCTTCGCCGACCTGACCTTCCTGCCGATCCTGGCGGCGATCCTGCCGCGCTTGCCCCAGGTCGAGCACGTGGTGGTCTTCACCGATCGCGCCCATATGCCGGCCGATTTCGCCGTGGCCGGCGACGCGCCCGGCTTCAGGGGCTTGCTGGCCTACGAGGATCTGGTCGAGCAGCATCACGCCGACTGCGCCTGGGGCGGGTTCCACGAGGATACGGCCGCCGGTCTCTGCTACACCTCGGGCACGACTGGCGACCCCAAGGGGGTGCTGTACTCGCACCGCTCGAACTTCCTGCACACCCTGATCACCCTGCAGCCCGACGTGATGGGCCTGTCGCAGAAGGACGTGATCCTGCCGGTCGTGCCGATGTTCCACGCCAACGCCTGGGGCGTGGCGTTCTCGGCCCCTGGCACGGGCGCCAAGATGGTGATGCCGGGCGCCAAGATGGACGGCGCCTCGATCTTCGAGCTCTTGGACACCGAGGGCGTGACCTTCTCGGCCGCCGTGCCCACCGTCTGGCAGATGCTGCTGCAGCACCTGGAGGCCACGGGCGCCAAGCTGCCGCTGCTGAAGAAGGTGGTGATCGGCGGGGCGGCCTGTCCCGAGAGCATCATCCGCGCCTTCCACGACAAGTACGACGTCGAGGTGGTCCACGCCTGGGGCATGACCGAGACCTCGCCGGTCGGGACCCTGTCGGTGATGACCGACGCGCTGGAGCAACTGCCCTACGATGAGCAGATGCCCTATCGCCTCAAGCAGGGGCGCCCGCCGCTGGGCGTCGAGATCTGCCTGCGCGACGACGAGGGCCGGCCGCTGCCGCACGACGGCAAGGCCTTCGGCCACCTGAAGATCCGTGGGCCGATCATCGCCGCCGAGTACTTCCGGGGCGTGGGCGGTCAGATCCTGGACGACGAGGGCTTCTTCGACACCGGCGACGTGGCCACGATCGACGACCACGGCTTCATGCAGATCACCGACCGGGCCAAGGACGTCATCAAGTCGGGCGGCGAGTGGATCAGCACCATCGAGATCGAGAACATCGCCGTCGGCCACCCCAAGGCGGCCCTGGCGGCGGTCGTTGGCGCGGCGCATCCCAAGTGGGACGAGCGGCCGGTGCTGCTGGTCAAGCTGAAGCCGGGCGAGACGGCGGCCAAGCAGGACTTCATCGACTTCCTGCACGGCAAGATCGCCAAGTGGTGGATGCCTGACGACGTGCTGCTGGTCGACGACATCCCGCTGGGGGCGACCGGCAAGATCGACAAGAAGCTGATCCGCAAGCAGCTGGCCGACCAGGGCTATCAGCTGCCGGCCACGCCGCTGGCGGCGTCCAGTCCGGCCAAGGCGGGGTGAGGTTGGGGGCTGATCAGGAGCGCCAGCCGATCAGGCCCCTAAGCGCTCAATTCCCGTCTTCCTGGGCCTTGTGCCCAGGACCCATTGTTCAGGAACAGCTGCGTTAGGTGTCAGGTTTTCGGCCCGGCGCCGTGTGAATTCCAGGGCGCGGAGTGCGCCTTTGGCCTGGGTACTGGGCGCAGGGCCCAGGAAAGCCAGGATATTCGCACGGCGGGCCCGTGATCGCCCCCTAAGCCAGCCGATACGCCGTCTCCAAGCCCGGCGCGCCGTCCGCCACCACCCGGCCCTCGCGGACCAGCTGGATCATGTGGGCCAGCACCGAGTGGGCGGCGGCCGGGTGCAGCCGGGGATCCACCGCCGCGTAGAGGCTGGGGACCATGGCCTTGATGGTCGTCAGGCCCGCGTCCAGGGCGTCCAGGATCTGGGCCTCACGCGCCCGGCGGTGGGCGACATAGGCGTCGAGGAACGGGCCGACCTCGCGGACCGGCGCGCCGTGGGTCGGCCACAAGGCAGCGAAGCCGCGCGACCTGACTTTTTCCAGGCTGGCGAAATAGGCGCCCATGTCGCCGTCGGGTGGCGTGATTACCGTCGTCGACCAGCCCATGACATGGTCGCCCGAGAACAGGGCGTTCTCCTCGCGCAGCGCGAAGCAGACATGATTTGAGGTGTGACCGGGCGTGGTGATCGCCTCCAGCGTCCAGCCGGGACCGCTCAGCACGTCGCCGTCGGCCAGGGTCACGTCGGGCCGGAAGCGGTCGTCGGCGCCTTCTTCAAGACTTTTGGCCTCCAGCGCCGGCGCGTCGTCGGCGAAGGGCGAGGGCGCTGGCAGGCCATGGACTTTAGCCCCGAACGCCTCGGCCAGCGGGTGGGCGAGGGGCGAGTGGTCCAGGTGATGGTGGGTGACCAGCACGTGGGTCACCCGTTCGCCGGCCAGCGCCGCCTTCAGGGCCTCGAAGTGCTCGGGCAGGTCCGGGCCGGGATCGATCACCGCCACCTCGCCCCGGCCGACGATGTAGACGCCCGTGCCAGTATAGGTGAACGGCCCCGGATTGCGGGCGATGACGCGCCGGATCAGCGGCGAGACCGCGTCGCAACGGCCGTACTCGAACGCCAGCTCGCGCACGAAGGGAATCATCGAGGGCACTCCGTGGTGAACGCGGCGCCGGTCTTGCGCCTCGCCCCGCCAGTAACCCCGGGAAGGACGGTCATGGCGGCGGACGCGGCGATTTTTGTGTCAAAACGGCTCCAGCGCGCGGTCTTCGCCGTCCTGTGTATCATCCTGGCCCAGTTCGTCCTGGCCAGCTGCCAGGCCGAACCAACGCCGATGGCGGCCCGCGTATCGGCCGCCCACCCAGGGGGTTTCTAGCGCGGCAGCACGCCGGAAAGGTCATAGCCGGCCTGGAGGCCGTGGTTGACGAGGGTCTCGCGATCCTCGCCCGCCAACGTCCGGCCGATCGACCAGGTGACGATCGAGCGCGTGCCCGACCGACAGAAGGCCAGGACCGCTCCCTTCGCCGCCTCGACCGCCGCGCGCACCGCCTCGACCTGGTCCGGCGTCGGCCCACCGCGCACGGGCGCGTACAGATAGTCCAGACCCGCGGCCCGCGCCGCCGCCTCCATCGCCGCGCTGGACGGCTGATCGGGATCCTCGCCGTCGGGACGGTTGTTGATCACGAGCACGAATCCCTCGGCCGCGGCCCGGGCCATGTCAGCCTCGGCGACCTGCGGGCTGACGGAAAAGGAGTCGGTGACGCGCCGGAAGTCGCTCATGGATTCGCCGAAAACTGCACGCGGCGCACTCCGCCGCCCGACCGCATCTTCGCGGCCCGGGGGCGCCTAGGCAATGGTCAGTGGCGCCTCGGCGTCTGCACGCTCCGCGATCATTCGCGGGGATAATGTGCCACCAATCTGACACATACTAACGGATATTTACCCATAAATCGCACCGAAGGGGGATGATTTCCTCGGTGTCAAGGCTTGAGAGCCAAAAACACCGACGGAAATACTTCGAAAGGCGCCGCGCCGCGCCACCCTTGCCAAGCGGCGAAATAACCCACGAAAATCAAAGAGGTGGTCCACTTTTTCTCTGATTTTCAGGCGCTTAGGGCGCGACGTGGACCGCTGATCTCCCGAAAAGGGGCGGTGCTGTGGCGATTTTGCGACAGCGGTTAGCGATGTGGGTTACATTTTTGC encodes:
- a CDS encoding hybrid sensor histidine kinase/response regulator translates to MADTLADERLDEVAADIRRLGPSRVFSGGLGAAIVGLGLGYRTALAWLASFLVAEGLAFLATRNFGKGRPGRRSERAAFILAAIPVNGSWAALAALLWLNGPEKLKIAAVAIWCGQLVFTQQYRHQPLALLIISALAPMLSLIVFPFFFMAGSDTVTQATRWSLVLLVGVTLNVALRNRAAARRMDELTRGLRDERERALEAARAKSTFIAVTSHELRTPMNGLLGMAHALERSNLDATQRQQVELMIKSGDSLMQLLNDVLDLSRVEAGKVELAPEAIDPRAIVADVVAAWRDAAEAKGLSLFARFDIEVPAWVHADPLRIRQVLTNLVSNAVKFTARGHVRVSVSAEPAGEEQLIRFTVCDTGPGVPPEAADRVFDSFTQADETISRGYGGAGLGLAISRSLARQLGGDLVLRAGSGGGACFVLSIRATAVQPPVAQRPEPAVEDEDLGRIHVLMAEDNAINQLVVRTMLEPAGVALTVVENGQEALEAMSQEHYDCVLMDINMPVMDGITALEAIRAGRAGDPGLPVIALTASAMAGDRERFLGLGFDDYLGKPVRPADLITAILRAVNPDPPERQAA
- a CDS encoding TIGR01244 family sulfur transferase; translated protein: MSDFRRVTDSFSVSPQVAEADMARAAAEGFVLVINNRPDGEDPDQPSSAAMEAAARAAGLDYLYAPVRGGPTPDQVEAVRAAVEAAKGAVLAFCRSGTRSIVTWSIGRTLAGEDRETLVNHGLQAGYDLSGVLPR
- a CDS encoding MBL fold metallo-hydrolase encodes the protein MIPFVRELAFEYGRCDAVSPLIRRVIARNPGPFTYTGTGVYIVGRGEVAVIDPGPDLPEHFEALKAALAGERVTHVLVTHHHLDHSPLAHPLAEAFGAKVHGLPAPSPFADDAPALEAKSLEEGADDRFRPDVTLADGDVLSGPGWTLEAITTPGHTSNHVCFALREENALFSGDHVMGWSTTVITPPDGDMGAYFASLEKVRSRGFAALWPTHGAPVREVGPFLDAYVAHRRAREAQILDALDAGLTTIKAMVPSLYAAVDPRLHPAAAHSVLAHMIQLVREGRVVADGAPGLETAYRLA